The nucleotide sequence TGAAAAAATTAAACGCTAGTAATGGAATTACAATTCAAAATATAGGAAATGTTAAAAATACGACAAATATTTTGGGTAATCCTATGATTTATGATATGAACTTGAGAAGATTTAAATTATTGGAAACATCTCGATCAAATAAGGAAAATATGGGAGTGTTAACAGTAGGTATGTTAGCAGTGGTAGTAGTCTTGTTAGCAGCTATCGCAGCAGCTGTACCATTTAAATGTTGGTTTTATAATAGAAAAAATAAAATCCATAGTAGTTCTAAGGAAGAAACTCCATCTAGTAAGTTATTAAGTACAATAACCTTAGAAAGTAGAGGTAATAGTATTATTTAGCCAAAATATTGCAAAAATAGAATTTTTTTATTATTTTTTACAGTTTCCTCATTTAATAATTTTGATGTTCTAATTATTATACTTAATGTATCATTACCTGTTGTGTAAACAGGATGAGAATTTTCAATAATCTGCATCCTTTAGTAAGAAAAAATCAATACATTCACGATAAGTTTACCTCATATCTGTGTTTTATATGTGGAATTTCGAATGGAAAATTATGCAGGCAAAGAAAGAAGAATAGTGAATATAGTTACTCAACATTGGAGTGATATAAAAGGATCAGATAGAGAATGGCCAGAAAGACATGAAATAGACACTGCAGAAATCATGGAGTCATGGCAGCATTGTTTTATCATTGAAGTTAAAGAACGAGGTTATATATGTGAAAATGCAGGAGAAAAGGCTATTGAATTTTATGGTTTTGAACAAAAGATGTACATCGATAATAAGTATGCAATTGATGCACCATTTTTGCGGCTATATAAAATAGATGCAGTTATTGATAAACTTGAGACTGTAATAGAGAGTAAATGCTCAATTAACGAAGAGGAAGAAAGTGAAAGTGTTAAAATGAGGCAAGTATTGTTGCCAATTGGAGATAAAGAAGGTATAACACATATACTGGGTGTGATTACATTTAAGCTCCTCTAAAACACAATTTTAATTTGATTCTTTAACAAAATTATCTATACTCATAATTAATTACTACTAAAGAACTAAATAGCGGAACTTGTTTGGGATATGACAAAAATGAAATTAAAAACTAAATCTTCTGTCAAAAAGCGCTTTCACCTTACAGCTAAGGGCAAAGTCATCTCTACTCAGTCAGGTAAAAGACATGGTATGGTAAAGAGAAGTAAATCTAATATTCGTAATCAGCGTGGTACAACGATTCTTAATAAATCTGACTCGCGCATAGTTAAGCTTTATATGCCTTATGGTATTTAACAAAATGGAGGTAAAATAAAAATGGCTCGAGTAAAACGTGGAGTCACTACTCATGCTCGTCATAAAAAAATATTGAAGCTAGCAAAGGGTTATAGAGGACGGGCAAAAAATTGTTATAGAATTGCATTACAAAGAGTTGAAAAAGCACTCCAATATGCTTACAGAGACAGAAGAACCTGTAAACGTGATTTTCGTGGTTTGTGGATAATACGTATTAATGCAGCGGCAAGAGAACATGGACTTACTTACGGTAGATTTATGCATGGTCTTAAACTTGCTGAAATTGATTTAAATAGGAAAATTCTTGCTGAGATGGCTGTTAACTATAAGGATGATTTTGCTAAATTAGTAGAAACTGTAAATAGTAAGTTAGCAGAAAATTCTTAAAGCAAAAACACCTAATGAGAATTATTTTCATGGGTTCA is from Wolbachia endosymbiont (group B) of Hofmannophila pseudospretella and encodes:
- a CDS encoding PAS domain-containing protein, whose product is MENYAGKERRIVNIVTQHWSDIKGSDREWPERHEIDTAEIMESWQHCFIIEVKERGYICENAGEKAIEFYGFEQKMYIDNKYAIDAPFLRLYKIDAVIDKLETVIESKCSINEEEESESVKMRQVLLPIGDKEGITHILGVITFKLL
- the rpmI gene encoding 50S ribosomal protein L35, with protein sequence MTKMKLKTKSSVKKRFHLTAKGKVISTQSGKRHGMVKRSKSNIRNQRGTTILNKSDSRIVKLYMPYGI
- the rplT gene encoding 50S ribosomal protein L20; its protein translation is MARVKRGVTTHARHKKILKLAKGYRGRAKNCYRIALQRVEKALQYAYRDRRTCKRDFRGLWIIRINAAAREHGLTYGRFMHGLKLAEIDLNRKILAEMAVNYKDDFAKLVETVNSKLAENS